A segment of the Methanomassiliicoccales archaeon genome:
CTTCCTTGCCCGAAGGCATACACCTCTCATGCGGTCCTCGGAGATCCGTTTGACCGCCGCGTCCACCACCGCCACACCGGTCGAGGTGATGGTTTGATAACGGGCGTCACAGAAGTCCGCCCCCTCCATTCTCATACGCTCCACTGCTTTTTCCAACTGGTCCATCATGTGATCACCTTCATTTCCCTGGAGGCGTCTGTGAGCATCTCGTACCCGTCCTTGGTGATCAGGACATCATCTTCGATGCGAACCCCTCCCTGCCCTGCGATATAAACCCCCGGCTCTACCGTCAGCACCATGCCCTCTTTCAACAGGAAGTCATGATCGGGGGCCATCCTGCCTCCGTCATGTACCGATAGGCCCAATCCATGGCCGGTCGAGTGGACCATCAGTCCTTTGAACTCGCTGGCGTCGATGATCCTACGGGCGGCCGCGTCCACATCCTTGCCGTTGGCGCCGGCCTTGATGATTGCCAAGGCCGCCCCCTGCGCTTCCAGAACCACCTGGTACATGCGTCCCTGCCAATCATTCACTTCGCCTACGAAGAAGGTGCGGGTGATATCGGAGCAGTATCCATCGACCTTGCATCCGAAATCGAACAAGGCCACATGTCCATCCTTCAGAACGATGTCCTCGGCCCCATGATGAGGCTCGGCCGAGCTGGCACCGAAGGAGGCGTTGGTACCGAAGGCCGATCCAGAGGCTCCCAACTTCATCATACGATAATCGATCTCCGCCGCTGCCTCATGCTCGGTCATTCCCTTTCTCAATATGGATGGAATATCTTCAGCCACCCGGGAGGCGATCCCACACGCCCGGCGTATCCGGTCTATCTCATCCCGATCCTTTATTAAACGGGATGTTTCCAGGCCCTTGCTCACGTCCAGCAGTTCAGCTTTAGGTGTCAGCCGGTCGATCTCCAGATAATTGGCATGGGTTATGCCCTGCGCGTTCACTCCTACCATACGAAACTTCTTCATGAAACCGATGGCCAGTTCTTCCCTTTCCTTGCGGGTGCGGTATGTCAGCACCTCGCTCTTTCCTCCCCGAGCCGAGGTCTCCTCCAAAGCGGAGGTGATGATGGTCGAGCGACCGTCGGGGGTGATCACCCCCAGGCATCCTTCGAAAAGTCCGGCCTTCGTGCAAGTGATGTATGGGAAGGCCGCATCTAACAGTGGCTCTTCCGCATTCATGATAACGATGGCGTCCAGGCCATCCTGGCAATTGGAGAATATCCATCTAACTCTATCAATCATCCCGTTCACAGATGCTGAAGGGAAATAGGCGTATATAGGAATGTTCTCAGATGCCTATCCACACGTTCCCTGCGATGCGTCTGATGGCCGCCATCGCGGATAACGCCGCTAGATAGCTAGTGGCCGGGTTAGAGGGAAATGGGAGATTGTCGGTCTCGCAGACGATGTGCCCGAACTCCCCCCTCACTTCCAGGCGGTGAGTGTTGCAATCGCTAAGGGGGTCGCAGACCAGTTTCACGTGTGTCTTGTCCAATCCTATTCCGATAAGGGATATGGTGGCCGACACGTTCACGTTCTTGGGGAAATGCATCACGGCCTCCCGGGCCGATCCCTCGAAAAGCACGGTCTTCTTTTTCAATAAATCGACGTCGACCCCCTTGGATAACAAGTAGTCATTATCCTGGAAGCTCTTCGGCCCTTTGGTCGATACCAGCTCTACGCTCTCGATGACGTCGGATGAGGCGGAGTGCAGTCCGTCAGTTCCGCAGATGGCTCCCGACGGAACGAAAAGCCGGCCCCCCTTTCTCTTGGCCACGTTGAAGCATCTTTCCCGGGTATCGTCGTCGGCGAAGGCGCCTACGCTCATCACCAGGACATCGATCCCCATGCCAAGGACGATGGGCACATAGTGCATCACCGCTTCTTGGGAGGCGGCCTCGACCACCAGGTCCACGTTCTTAAGATGTGCCTTGATGCTTTCGTCGGTGGGAGATATGAACTTGGCCTTGCGGCATTCATCGGCTATCTTCCGAGCCCGGTCCTCGTTCTTATCAGTGATGTAGAAGATATCGATCTCTTCCATTTCCTGGATGGCCTCGGACAGGGTGGTGCCGATGGCCCCGCTGCCGATGATGAGGAGTCGCATCGGCGCATAATTGGCGAACCCCGATATAACCTTGTCCCCCTGTTCCAGCAGGTTCGATGACCATTTTTTCTGGCGTTATGAGCTAGGATGCGCTCGCAAAGGTTCTTTGAAGAACATCGGTCACGCAACGACATTGAGTTCGCGCATGGTTAATTATCGGTGCCGCCATGCCATATCTATGAAGTATCGCACCCTGGACCACACCGCGGACGTGATGGTGGAGGCGTTCGGTGACGATCTGGAGGATTGCTTTGCCAACGCCGCCTTTGCCCTCACGGATCAAATTCTCGACGCCAGCGCGGTGAGTCCCAGGGAGGAGAGGGTGATCGAGGTCGAAGGACACGACCATGAGTCCATGCTGTACAACTTTCTCTCTGAGCTGCTCTTCATCTTCGATGTCACAGGGATGGTATTTTCCAGGTTCGAAGTTCGCTTTGACGATCTGAAGGTCGTTTGCCACGCATGGGGAGAGATTTTCGACCCTCAGAGGCACGACCCCAAGAAAGAAATCAAGGCCATCACCTATCATATGATGTTAGTGGACCCCTCCGTGCCCCTGGTGCGGGTGGTCTTCGACATCTAGGTGATCGATTGAAAGCTTCCGCCGTCGCCCATCCAATACAGGGTCTGATCAAGTATCACGGGCTTAGGGACGAACGGCTGCGCATCCCTTTCCACGATTCCATTTC
Coding sequences within it:
- the nadX gene encoding aspartate dehydrogenase — protein: MLEQGDKVISGFANYAPMRLLIIGSGAIGTTLSEAIQEMEEIDIFYITDKNEDRARKIADECRKAKFISPTDESIKAHLKNVDLVVEAASQEAVMHYVPIVLGMGIDVLVMSVGAFADDDTRERCFNVAKRKGGRLFVPSGAICGTDGLHSASSDVIESVELVSTKGPKSFQDNDYLLSKGVDVDLLKKKTVLFEGSAREAVMHFPKNVNVSATISLIGIGLDKTHVKLVCDPLSDCNTHRLEVRGEFGHIVCETDNLPFPSNPATSYLAALSAMAAIRRIAGNVWIGI
- a CDS encoding aminopeptidase P family protein, with protein sequence MIDRVRWIFSNCQDGLDAIVIMNAEEPLLDAAFPYITCTKAGLFEGCLGVITPDGRSTIITSALEETSARGGKSEVLTYRTRKEREELAIGFMKKFRMVGVNAQGITHANYLEIDRLTPKAELLDVSKGLETSRLIKDRDEIDRIRRACGIASRVAEDIPSILRKGMTEHEAAAEIDYRMMKLGASGSAFGTNASFGASSAEPHHGAEDIVLKDGHVALFDFGCKVDGYCSDITRTFFVGEVNDWQGRMYQVVLEAQGAALAIIKAGANGKDVDAAARRIIDASEFKGLMVHSTGHGLGLSVHDGGRMAPDHDFLLKEGMVLTVEPGVYIAGQGGVRIEDDVLITKDGYEMLTDASREMKVIT
- a CDS encoding archease produces the protein MKYRTLDHTADVMVEAFGDDLEDCFANAAFALTDQILDASAVSPREERVIEVEGHDHESMLYNFLSELLFIFDVTGMVFSRFEVRFDDLKVVCHAWGEIFDPQRHDPKKEIKAITYHMMLVDPSVPLVRVVFDI